A window from Ureaplasma parvum serovar 3 str. ATCC 27815 encodes these proteins:
- a CDS encoding cysteine desulfurase, translating to MNDYKQFFPWFKNNKDVIYLDSSATSLKPQVVIDAIVDYYTKYSTNPHNTDSNFTFHTHEIMNETRANVAKFINANFDEIIFTSGATESLNLIANGLRPHLKKGDEIILTYIEHASNLLPWYKLRDDLGVKIIFANQKNQFPQLSDFLKVISPKTKVVSFASGGNLIGNVLDENLIIKNIKKIKPDVLVCVDATQSIQHRMFDVKKCKSDFMVFSAHKLLGPTGIGVAYIKNDLIKKMQPLKYGGGMNFSIDLNSYQLYDNYMKFEGGTPHVAGFYGFNAALKFLMDIGYNKIHEHELKITKYARDQLALIPEIKTYVQDATSSTITFSYNGVFCQDFANYLGSKNIIVRSGLSCAKIINNVIQTECAIRASFYIYNDFNDVDRLIKAIKEYQKGDELNGIL from the coding sequence ATGAATGATTACAAACAATTTTTTCCTTGATTTAAAAATAACAAAGATGTTATTTATTTAGATTCAAGTGCAACTTCATTAAAACCTCAAGTTGTAATCGATGCAATTGTTGATTATTATACAAAATATTCTACTAACCCCCATAATACTGATTCAAATTTTACTTTTCACACTCATGAAATTATGAATGAAACAAGAGCAAATGTTGCCAAATTCATCAATGCTAATTTTGATGAAATCATTTTTACAAGTGGTGCTACAGAATCTCTAAATTTGATTGCAAACGGTTTAAGACCTCATTTAAAAAAGGGTGATGAAATTATTTTAACTTATATTGAACATGCTTCTAATTTATTACCATGATACAAACTTCGAGATGATTTAGGTGTCAAGATTATTTTTGCTAATCAAAAAAATCAATTTCCACAACTTAGTGATTTTCTAAAAGTAATTTCACCTAAAACAAAAGTGGTTTCGTTTGCTTCTGGTGGTAATTTAATTGGTAATGTTTTAGATGAAAATCTTATTATTAAAAATATTAAAAAAATTAAACCAGATGTATTAGTGTGCGTTGATGCAACTCAAAGTATTCAACACCGTATGTTTGATGTGAAAAAATGCAAAAGTGATTTTATGGTCTTTTCAGCACATAAATTATTAGGACCTACAGGAATTGGTGTTGCTTATATTAAAAATGACTTGATTAAAAAAATGCAACCATTAAAATATGGTGGTGGAATGAATTTTAGCATTGATTTAAATAGTTATCAGCTCTATGATAATTACATGAAATTTGAGGGTGGAACTCCGCATGTTGCTGGTTTTTATGGTTTTAATGCTGCTTTAAAATTTTTAATGGATATAGGTTATAATAAAATTCATGAACATGAATTAAAAATTACTAAATATGCACGTGACCAATTAGCTTTAATTCCTGAAATTAAAACATATGTGCAAGATGCTACTTCAAGTACTATAACTTTTAGTTATAATGGTGTTTTTTGCCAAGATTTTGCTAATTATTTAGGATCAAAAAATATTATTGTGCGAAGTGGATTATCATGTGCAAAAATTATTAATAACGTGATTCAAACCGAATGTGCTATTCGTGCATCTTTTTACATATATAATGATTTTAATGATGTTGATAGATTAATTAAGGCAATTAAAGAATATCAAAAAGGAGATGAATTAAATGGCATCTTATAA
- a CDS encoding DUF3713 domain-containing protein: MKFKKILLTSTLSVLGVISIASLATNCSQTKTKINQYKITINKLDSLNLTSNLTTKQALKDVLFSKEGQNEFLLSNVKKVVYDWAKNNNDPKLAHDVSEYNTQLDEQLKRIKENVKKSYPNDWQSVLQSELYDTEGGSEKSWKEAKLIDQAYKSITSSIFDDNDNWISVLNDQNQLIDAYSNDATKLLENESTFKSTKIGDRNKIVAKTNNFLQKGYANLFNFLIDDYIKYNLPLSFANIEFKYDDLKNQNIYNKDFFTKIPTSGTSPNFPWFDPKPTDNKSTNTTTNYLEVAKLLKENKYLDSKDDTNNIDKKFNNNNDINKYLSLNDFITQDNTNLTLSVGLLAKFLSLFGNENFGIYQLDNLDENNILNNFISKNQSNANTNNVDLFYPLVKKDKTAFLNDFKDVKAIRQINDLKNGYTLLRNENSVDLWGINNFKRLQQAAKIGLNALLTELKNDFLYNGALYLNSRKSNSVKKQGYDIKAKIKDYFNNNKERLLALYIATHQNDSDFLFKSNLKNDSKVFAFDQRTINIIKENNEIHLLNYYDNLIDKLNDKLIKFNKKTFIIPSVDSLYDNGINTPIYLIKDQNQQISLFQTLKIKLVGNKNLIDENQKLSTMINDYVENFDIKKHLVANNKNSQSIVFDDYVINKVFSKGINSVFANIIKQEQIKKSVAKFFEFNDFNFKNNFLENQELLAAFNQIIKNTSVLETTQTNNFSNFDNLKKVYEQALKLWNDNYTKNGPFNQLSINYQKYQALFETLAIINYLLDFKDGKPTYQNLINYLLKKTANHQPLFIGWKALNDVTKIPNFGKDSKEDFSFKKYQINLYNGLDLYQLKKADVYEIDQNSQEVKFKKTFIDALTYTNDKNYWNSTVNKDGSVYNNFIGLIDQNNQKDKLGKAFEKIDLFDKLVYANNPSKQFKGALYGYGSRELLIKTLDGFVSYHDYQTLAQLLYDLNFNAEANAEFKTILDNQKQIIPGNQKDSKIKNIDLATNEIKTIMIKGINKIPQTAFQRLDLDLVYNKLDKNATPLVNKEDNANLKYILLVSQFNANDVQNLVINNQLNQSATGYLGLSKSQFYNLLFDLALNDQTLKIEAFSQIENEHKIKVYDKRLANNSNLKGWIINNL, encoded by the coding sequence ATGAAATTTAAAAAAATTCTTTTAACAAGCACATTAAGTGTTTTAGGGGTTATTTCAATTGCAAGTTTAGCTACAAATTGTTCACAAACGAAAACAAAAATTAACCAGTATAAAATAACTATAAATAAATTAGATAGTCTAAATTTAACAAGTAATTTAACTACAAAACAAGCTTTAAAAGATGTTTTATTCTCAAAAGAAGGACAAAATGAATTTTTATTATCAAATGTTAAAAAAGTGGTTTATGATTGAGCAAAAAACAATAATGATCCAAAATTAGCTCATGATGTTAGTGAATATAATACACAATTAGATGAACAATTAAAGAGAATTAAAGAAAATGTAAAAAAATCATACCCAAATGATTGACAATCTGTTTTACAAAGCGAACTATATGATACTGAAGGTGGTAGTGAAAAATCATGAAAAGAAGCTAAGTTAATTGATCAAGCATACAAATCAATTACTTCTTCAATTTTTGATGATAATGATAATTGAATTAGTGTATTAAATGATCAAAATCAACTAATTGATGCCTATTCAAATGATGCTACTAAGTTGTTAGAGAATGAAAGTACTTTTAAATCAACTAAAATTGGAGATAGAAACAAAATTGTTGCTAAGACAAATAATTTTTTACAAAAAGGATACGCTAATTTATTTAATTTCTTAATTGATGATTATATTAAATATAACCTGCCTTTATCATTTGCCAACATTGAATTTAAATATGATGATTTAAAAAATCAAAACATTTATAATAAAGATTTTTTTACAAAAATACCAACTTCTGGCACATCACCTAATTTTCCTTGATTTGATCCTAAACCAACTGATAATAAATCAACTAACACTACAACTAATTATCTAGAAGTAGCTAAATTATTAAAAGAAAATAAATACTTAGATTCAAAAGATGATACGAATAATATTGACAAAAAATTCAACAACAATAATGATATTAATAAATATTTAAGCTTAAATGATTTTATTACTCAAGACAACACAAATTTAACATTAAGTGTCGGTTTATTAGCTAAATTTTTATCATTATTTGGAAATGAAAATTTTGGTATTTATCAATTAGATAATTTAGATGAAAATAATATTTTAAACAATTTTATTAGTAAGAATCAAAGTAATGCAAACACAAATAATGTTGATTTATTTTATCCTTTAGTTAAAAAAGATAAAACAGCTTTTTTAAATGATTTTAAGGATGTTAAAGCTATCCGTCAAATTAATGATTTAAAAAATGGATATACTCTATTACGTAATGAAAACAGTGTTGATTTATGAGGTATTAACAATTTTAAAAGACTTCAACAAGCAGCTAAAATAGGTTTGAACGCTCTATTAACAGAGTTAAAAAATGATTTTTTATACAATGGTGCACTATACTTAAATTCACGCAAATCAAATAGTGTTAAAAAACAAGGCTATGATATTAAAGCTAAAATTAAAGATTACTTTAATAACAATAAAGAGCGCTTATTAGCACTATATATTGCTACACATCAAAACGATAGTGATTTTTTGTTTAAATCAAACTTAAAAAATGATTCAAAAGTTTTTGCATTTGATCAAAGAACAATTAATATTATTAAAGAAAACAATGAAATTCATTTATTAAATTACTATGATAATTTAATTGATAAGTTAAATGATAAATTAATTAAATTTAATAAAAAAACATTTATTATTCCTAGTGTTGATAGTTTATATGATAATGGAATTAATACACCAATTTACTTAATTAAAGACCAAAATCAACAAATTAGTTTATTTCAAACTTTAAAAATAAAACTAGTGGGTAATAAAAATCTTATAGATGAAAATCAAAAATTATCTACAATGATTAATGATTATGTTGAAAACTTTGATATAAAAAAACACCTTGTTGCTAATAATAAAAACTCCCAATCAATTGTTTTTGACGATTATGTTATAAATAAAGTATTTAGTAAAGGAATAAACAGTGTTTTTGCAAATATTATTAAACAAGAACAAATTAAAAAAAGTGTAGCAAAATTCTTTGAATTTAATGATTTTAATTTTAAAAATAATTTTCTTGAAAACCAAGAATTATTAGCAGCATTTAACCAAATTATTAAGAATACAAGTGTTTTGGAAACAACACAAACTAATAATTTTAGTAATTTTGATAACTTAAAAAAAGTTTATGAACAAGCTTTGAAATTATGAAACGATAATTATACTAAAAATGGCCCTTTTAATCAGTTATCAATCAATTATCAAAAATACCAAGCATTATTTGAAACACTCGCTATTATTAATTACTTGTTAGATTTTAAAGATGGTAAACCAACATATCAAAATTTAATTAATTACTTGTTAAAAAAAACTGCTAATCATCAACCATTATTTATTGGTTGAAAAGCTTTAAATGATGTAACTAAAATTCCTAATTTTGGAAAAGATTCTAAAGAAGATTTTAGTTTCAAGAAATACCAAATTAATTTATATAATGGACTTGACCTATACCAATTAAAAAAAGCTGATGTTTATGAAATTGACCAAAATAGTCAAGAAGTTAAATTCAAAAAAACTTTTATAGATGCATTAACATACACTAACGATAAAAATTATTGAAACTCAACCGTTAATAAAGATGGTTCAGTTTATAATAATTTTATTGGCTTAATTGATCAAAATAATCAAAAAGATAAATTAGGTAAAGCTTTTGAAAAAATCGACTTGTTTGATAAATTAGTTTACGCTAATAACCCAAGTAAACAATTTAAAGGTGCACTATATGGTTATGGTAGTAGAGAATTATTAATTAAAACATTAGATGGTTTTGTGTCTTATCATGACTACCAAACACTTGCACAATTACTTTATGATCTAAATTTTAATGCAGAAGCTAATGCTGAATTTAAAACTATTTTAGATAACCAAAAACAAATTATTCCTGGCAATCAAAAAGATAGTAAAATAAAAAATATTGATTTAGCAACTAATGAAATTAAAACAATTATGATTAAAGGAATTAATAAAATCCCCCAAACTGCCTTTCAAAGATTAGATTTAGATTTAGTTTATAACAAATTAGACAAAAATGCTACACCATTAGTTAATAAAGAAGATAATGCTAATTTAAAATATATTTTATTAGTTTCACAATTTAATGCAAATGATGTGCAAAATTTAGTTATTAACAATCAATTAAATCAAAGTGCAACAGGATATTTAGGATTGTCAAAAAGCCAATTTTATAACTTATTATTTGATTTAGCATTAAATGATCAAACTTTAAAAATTGAAGCTTTTAGTCAAATTGAAAACGAACATAAAATTAAAGTTTACGATAAACGTTTAGCTAATAATAGTAATTTAAAAGGTTGAATCATAAATAATCTATAA
- a CDS encoding ribulose-phosphate 3-epimerase, translating to MNKQLVPSLLAFDKKYPYEQLKIFKKHHLQTIHYDVMDLTYVNNTAFETEHLEWLLKNDFLVHIHLMVINPLEKIKQYFIYKPTRISFHFEMNDYQTNLLIINEIKKHHVLAGIAIHPCLSLNDYASYLKEVDYITFMSVIPGKGGQIFLEESLLKLKKLYEYKIKNNFKFKIEIDGGITLEVIKKINIPIDFFVSGSYLVKNIEKLEQTVNEFNQLVN from the coding sequence ATGAATAAGCAACTAGTTCCATCCCTTTTAGCATTTGATAAAAAATATCCTTATGAACAATTAAAGATCTTTAAAAAGCATCATCTTCAAACAATACATTATGATGTTATGGATCTAACATATGTTAATAACACTGCTTTTGAAACTGAACATTTAGAATGGCTACTAAAAAATGATTTTTTAGTACACATTCATCTAATGGTTATTAACCCTTTAGAAAAAATTAAACAATATTTTATATATAAACCAACTCGCATATCTTTTCATTTTGAAATGAATGATTATCAAACTAATTTATTAATCATTAATGAAATTAAAAAACATCATGTTTTAGCAGGGATTGCAATTCATCCTTGTTTATCACTAAACGATTATGCTTCTTATTTAAAAGAAGTTGATTATATTACTTTTATGTCGGTTATTCCAGGTAAGGGTGGACAAATTTTTTTAGAAGAAAGTTTATTAAAACTAAAAAAATTATATGAATATAAAATTAAAAATAATTTCAAATTTAAGATTGAAATTGATGGTGGTATTACTTTAGAAGTTATTAAAAAAATCAATATTCCAATTGATTTTTTTGTAAGCGGTTCTTATTTAGTGAAAAATATTGAAAAACTAGAGCAAACTGTTAACGAATTTAATCAACTTGTTAATTAA
- the pheT gene encoding phenylalanine--tRNA ligase subunit beta yields MILSLNLLHKISPKLKKIPLNELCAALMDLGCEVETINSIKPSTNLVFAKVLEKTRHPNANHLNLVKVKANQKVYEIVCGANNFSVHNWVVLAKLNAELANGLKITPRELRGYVSNGMLCAYSEINPQATSFLTSTDLDGILVLDDNYDHYKTPNQIFNLDDVILDLSIPSNRNDLNGYFWIAKELCAYFDFEYVVDATINHRPHKEIIDVRILSDDVNSYGIIEVKNIQNYILKWNTKSILINNQIKVLNNFADNMNFLTLLTANPLHAFDARKISGQIVVKNAEEDAILLGLDQKEYLIKKGDLIIVDDQKILALAGIIGSNDSKIDATSTTAYIECANFNPMLIANTARRLKINTAAAMRFSKPLTNYVTKVTLKKLLANFKSDAKLIYYFKHSVHNVIKNKINQVSDFVGAEIDLDTAQTFLKRLGYKINKSNLITPSHRYDVLNEFDVYEDIMKKISIQEIKPQPISFDILNFENNLAYDFEKKVSDFLVDQGLFECKTYNLKNQTQAHEFNFFNFKQAYEINNPTSNMRSHLKLNNLNSLLEVLEYNQNQKNELENIFEISKINPVDSSQQTVLSIILCKPLINSKINDSLIVNNFVTTKALLHALLTKLNIDYAYDKNHVVNELYDNNQLALINANKQVFGFIGQLKNQVKKTYGLSNDIFIINLNLTSYLNQKQVITKVIKPSMYHDVIRDISVKLASDVDLNNIIANIKKIKNIRKVEISDLYIKDDGIIYTFKYYINDHLSNLSSEQIIIIEQEVNNYLKQF; encoded by the coding sequence ATGATTTTAAGTTTAAATTTATTACATAAGATTAGTCCAAAACTAAAAAAGATTCCTTTAAATGAATTATGCGCAGCTTTAATGGATTTAGGTTGTGAAGTTGAAACAATTAATAGCATTAAACCATCTACTAATTTAGTTTTTGCTAAAGTATTAGAAAAAACTAGACATCCTAATGCTAATCATTTAAATTTAGTTAAAGTTAAAGCAAACCAAAAAGTTTATGAGATCGTTTGTGGTGCAAATAATTTTAGTGTTCATAATTGAGTTGTTTTAGCAAAATTAAATGCCGAACTAGCAAATGGTTTAAAAATTACGCCACGTGAATTAAGAGGATATGTTTCAAATGGAATGTTATGTGCTTACAGTGAAATTAATCCACAAGCTACTAGTTTTTTAACATCAACAGATTTAGATGGAATTTTAGTTTTAGATGACAATTATGACCATTATAAAACCCCAAATCAAATTTTTAATTTAGATGATGTTATTTTAGATTTATCAATTCCATCAAATCGGAATGATTTAAATGGTTATTTTTGAATAGCTAAGGAATTATGTGCTTATTTTGATTTCGAATATGTTGTTGATGCAACGATTAATCATCGCCCACATAAAGAAATTATTGACGTGCGGATTTTATCTGATGATGTTAATTCGTATGGAATAATCGAGGTTAAAAATATTCAAAATTATATTTTAAAATGGAATACTAAAAGTATATTGATTAATAATCAAATTAAAGTTCTTAATAATTTCGCTGATAATATGAATTTTTTAACATTATTAACTGCTAATCCACTTCATGCATTTGATGCACGAAAAATTAGTGGTCAAATTGTTGTTAAAAATGCTGAAGAAGATGCAATTTTATTGGGTTTAGATCAAAAAGAATATTTAATTAAAAAAGGGGATCTAATTATCGTTGATGATCAAAAAATTTTAGCACTTGCTGGAATTATTGGTTCTAATGATTCTAAAATTGATGCAACAAGCACAACTGCTTATATTGAATGTGCAAATTTTAATCCTATGTTGATTGCAAATACAGCGCGTCGTTTAAAAATCAATACCGCAGCGGCTATGCGTTTTAGCAAACCCTTAACTAATTATGTTACAAAAGTAACATTAAAAAAATTGTTAGCTAATTTTAAATCAGATGCAAAATTAATTTATTATTTTAAACATTCAGTTCATAATGTCATTAAAAATAAAATTAATCAAGTAAGTGATTTTGTGGGTGCAGAAATTGATTTAGACACTGCTCAAACATTTTTAAAACGCTTAGGTTATAAAATTAATAAGTCTAATTTAATTACTCCAAGTCATCGATATGATGTATTAAATGAGTTTGATGTTTATGAAGATATTATGAAAAAAATTAGTATTCAAGAAATCAAACCACAACCAATCAGTTTTGATATTTTAAATTTTGAAAATAATCTAGCTTATGATTTTGAAAAAAAAGTTAGTGATTTTTTAGTTGATCAAGGTTTGTTTGAGTGTAAAACTTATAATTTAAAAAATCAAACACAAGCACATGAGTTTAATTTTTTTAATTTTAAACAAGCTTATGAAATTAATAATCCAACTTCAAATATGCGTTCGCATTTAAAATTAAATAACCTTAACTCCTTACTTGAAGTATTAGAATATAACCAAAACCAAAAAAATGAATTAGAAAATATCTTTGAGATTTCAAAGATTAATCCAGTTGATTCAAGTCAACAAACAGTTTTATCAATCATTTTATGTAAACCATTAATTAATTCAAAAATTAATGATTCATTAATAGTTAATAATTTTGTGACAACAAAAGCTTTACTACATGCTTTATTAACAAAATTAAATATTGATTATGCATATGATAAAAATCATGTTGTTAATGAATTATATGATAATAACCAATTAGCTTTAATTAATGCAAACAAACAAGTATTTGGTTTTATTGGTCAACTAAAAAATCAAGTCAAAAAAACATATGGTTTAAGTAATGATATTTTTATTATTAATTTAAATTTAACTAGTTATTTAAATCAAAAACAAGTAATCACTAAAGTTATTAAGCCAAGTATGTATCATGATGTCATACGTGATATTAGTGTTAAATTAGCTTCTGACGTTGACTTAAATAATATAATTGCTAATATTAAAAAAATTAAAAATATTAGAAAAGTTGAAATCAGCGATCTTTATATAAAAGATGATGGAATTATTTATACTTTTAAATATTATATTAATGATCATTTATCTAATTTAAGTAGTGAACAAATTATAATCATTGAACAAGAAGTAAATAATTATTTGAAACAATTTTAA
- the pheS gene encoding phenylalanine--tRNA ligase subunit alpha has protein sequence MDVINLIKNLKQILRTANNERHLIELKNIFVKQHLLPLYDELKKSANKKEMGLLINNFKQQIEFVTDQILKELNDKDDQVDLKKWTNKTLFAPFINNGHHHILNSIIDDIASFFKKLNFEIVSGSEVVSPIYNFDHLNIDENHPARASADSFFINSIKMLRTHCTTTTAQFLENNVNKDIRIMSFGNVYRKDDDDATHSHQFNQVDFVWVKEGLTVANLKWLIDSLIKYLFGQNLKTRYRLSFFPFTEPSFEVDVQCFKCDLKGCAVCKKSTWIEIMGTGMLHENVLKAANINDIRTGMAFGVGIDRIAMLKYEIDDIRYLYSNNFKFNAQIK, from the coding sequence ATGGATGTTATTAATCTAATTAAAAATTTAAAACAAATTTTACGAACAGCAAATAATGAACGTCATTTGATTGAATTAAAAAATATTTTTGTTAAACAACATTTATTACCACTATATGATGAATTAAAAAAAAGCGCTAATAAAAAAGAAATGGGTTTATTAATTAATAATTTCAAACAACAAATTGAATTTGTTACTGATCAAATTTTAAAAGAATTAAATGATAAAGATGATCAAGTTGATTTAAAAAAATGAACAAATAAGACTTTGTTTGCTCCTTTTATTAATAATGGGCATCATCATATTCTCAATAGTATTATTGATGATATTGCATCTTTTTTTAAAAAATTAAATTTTGAAATTGTAAGTGGTTCAGAAGTTGTTTCACCTATTTATAATTTTGATCATTTAAATATTGATGAAAATCATCCAGCAAGAGCAAGTGCTGATTCTTTTTTTATTAATTCAATTAAAATGTTACGTACGCATTGCACAACTACAACCGCACAATTTTTAGAAAATAACGTAAACAAGGACATTAGAATTATGTCTTTTGGTAATGTTTATCGAAAAGATGATGATGATGCAACACATAGCCACCAATTCAATCAAGTTGATTTTGTATGAGTTAAAGAAGGTTTAACTGTTGCTAATTTAAAGTGATTAATTGACAGTTTGATTAAATATTTATTTGGTCAAAATTTAAAAACACGTTATCGTTTAAGTTTTTTTCCGTTTACTGAGCCTTCGTTTGAAGTTGATGTTCAATGTTTTAAATGCGATTTAAAAGGGTGTGCAGTTTGCAAAAAAAGTACATGAATTGAAATTATGGGAACTGGAATGCTACATGAAAATGTTCTAAAAGCTGCGAATATTAACGATATTAGAACAGGGATGGCTTTTGGTGTGGGTATTGATCGAATTGCAATGTTAAAATATGAAATTGATGATATTCGTTATTTATATTCAAATAATTTTAAATTTAATGCCCAAATTAAATAA
- the nadE gene encoding NAD(+) synthase, whose amino-acid sequence MNNDLIKYLQWLKNDFIKFLNDAQTNNVILGISGGIDSTLTLAILNDLKKEYDLNIYAYFLDIHNSSLDYECINELKNIYPNIEVINLVDIYDSYCKMINKKTNDKYVLYNLKPKIRTNYLYAMANAYKGVVVSNLNYDEYILGFFTKYGDSAADYYMLIGLLKKHIYELGAYYHLPNKILNRAPTPANEDDEHKTDESFFGFTYNDLDQFLLYRKINPKIVSMIKKRYETNAHKHFVFDKKKLFLNYKLGNKHE is encoded by the coding sequence ATGAATAATGATTTGATTAAATATCTACAATGGTTGAAAAATGATTTTATAAAATTTTTAAATGACGCACAAACGAATAATGTTATTTTGGGCATTTCAGGTGGTATTGATAGCACTTTAACATTAGCTATTTTAAATGATTTAAAAAAAGAGTATGATCTTAATATTTATGCTTATTTTTTAGATATTCATAATTCGAGTTTAGATTATGAATGTATTAATGAATTAAAAAATATTTATCCTAACATTGAAGTTATCAATCTTGTTGATATCTATGATAGCTATTGTAAAATGATTAATAAAAAAACAAATGATAAATATGTTCTTTATAATTTAAAGCCTAAAATTCGTACAAATTATTTATATGCAATGGCGAATGCATACAAGGGTGTTGTTGTGAGTAATTTAAACTATGATGAGTACATTTTAGGTTTTTTTACTAAATATGGCGATAGTGCCGCTGATTATTATATGTTAATTGGTTTACTAAAAAAACATATTTATGAATTAGGTGCTTATTATCATTTACCAAATAAAATTTTAAACCGTGCTCCTACTCCAGCAAATGAAGATGATGAACACAAAACTGATGAGAGTTTTTTTGGTTTTACATATAACGATCTTGATCAATTTTTACTTTATCGTAAAATTAATCCTAAAATTGTTAGCATGATTAAAAAACGTTATGAGACTAATGCTCATAAACATTTTGTTTTTGATAAAAAGAAATTATTTTTAAATTATAAATTAGGAAATAAACATGAATAA